The DNA region CATTGATTTTAGAGAACAAAGATTTAAAAGTTTTGGCAGGTGTAGATTCAGTTACTGTATTTGCAGGACTTGCTGGGGCATGTGGTGGTATTACAGGTGTGGGGGCTATCTTCCCTAAAGCAAGCGTTACCATGCAGGAGCATGTTTTAAATGGAGAATGGGCTGAGGCAAACAAAATTTCTCAGGCTTTAAATTCCCTGTCATATCTGGATGCTCAGCCGCTACTTATGGAATATCTTAAGCTTGCCATGGGTATTCATCATAATGATATAGCTGGAGGGCTTCGCACCTATGGTATAGAATTAACCCAACAGCAAATTGATGATGTTCAAGCAAGATATAACTTAGCAAAAGAAAGACTTAGAGCTTTGGACTTATTGTAATCCAATACTTCAAACACTCAAATAGAAAAGCTTCGTTTTTACGGAGTTTTTTTTTAACATCTCAATTATTTAATAAGTTTGAGTTGCAACCCTTACTCGGCAACAAAATTGAAGACCGTTTTTTGTTGCAATGCCATTACCCATCTTAGTTTTGTGAATGCACTCTATGCAAGAAAATTTTTATACGATATTGTTTGTTTAGACAATTTGTTTGCCTTAAAAAGTATTTAGCATGATTAGTTTTGGATTAAACAAGAATAGTATTGTCCATATATTGAGGTTTTGTGTCTATTTTTTTGCTTGTAAGTATTGTTAATTTTGAAATATTATAATGAGATTATTATGATTATGTCTTTTTTTTGTTCGTTTTTTTTATAAATTAACAATAAACAACTAAGAAAAGCAGGTTGCCAAAACTACAGTATTTTGTGTGTGTCCTATTTGGATACATAATATCTTGAAATTAAACTAAATATAGACTAAAAATGAAAACAAAAAAATTAGGAGTATTAATGATTGCTTCCCTTTTATTATTAGTTATTGGGTGTAGCGATGATGATTCGGTTAAAACAGATTCCGTACCTGAAGTAACTTTGTTAACAAAAAGTATTTCTTCGCTTCCAGGTGAAACATTTATTATTAAAGGGACATTGGTTGACCCAGCGGGTGTTCAATCTGTGAATTTGAAGTATGAGCCTTGGTTTTTAGATAAAACCATAATCAAGAATGATTCTGTGTATAAAACTTATGAATTGGATTACAAGTTTAAAGTTCCAGAAGATGCCATTGAGGGCAGTCAGCATACTATACTTATTACGGTAACCAACCAAGGAGGAAATCAGTCTACCGAAAACTTGGTGGTTACTCTAGACCAGGATATAGCAAGTCCTACGGTCCAGATAAACAACCCAACTAATGGAGCTACTGTTTTAATAGGTGATGGTATCGAAATAGAATTAGATATAGCCGTTGCGGACCAAGAGTTAGCGGAATTTAAAATAGAAAGTACAGTGCTAAACGAAACCATGCCTATATCGGGAACAAGCTATGTGTATTCAAACTCGTTGGATATATCAAATCCGGGCAAGTATGATTTCACGATTACCGTTACGGATGCTTCAGGAAATACAACAACAGAAATGGTTTATGTTAATGTGCTTAACGAACTGTTGTTCGATGTTATGTATGTCGCCGATGTATCAGATAATGCAGCATTGAATACTGATTTGTTTGGAGTGCCTTATGCTACCGAGGCCAGTACCGCAACAGGAGAAGATGGTTATGTATTTACAGCCCGGTATTATGCGGCCACCGAGGATGCCGAATTGAGATTCATTCCTCAGAAAGGCTCTTTTGAGCCTTATGCTTTCGGAGCAGGAGAAGCCCCTGGAGTTTTAGCCATTGGTACCGATAGCACAGTCTCGCCTATAGTCTTGCCGCAAGTGGGGTATTATGAGGTGACAATAGATGTGAAAAATCTAACATACACAGTAAATACCTATACTCCAACCGATGATGCTTTTGATCAAGTTTACATTTTAGGGCGAGGAGTATTTGTTGGAAATTCTTCTACCTGTGTGAACAATACAACAGGGGCCACACAATGTTGGCACTTTAATTCAGGTAAGCCTTTTAGTGTAGATTCCAACAATCCGTATTTATGGACACTCGATATCAGTGTTGATGACCAACCTAACGATGAGGGTGCCAACGGATTTATTTTAAATGCAAATGCTTCTGGATGGGCTCCTTTCTGGAGAGTTGATGACGCAGCAGATCCAGAAGCTACTGTTCCGGGTGGTGGAGCAAACTATGTTTTTCCAGACGATGCATTAGGAAAGGATTATAAGGTGGTATTCGATACGCATTTAAATAGGCTAACACTATTAGAAAGATAAATTCAACTAAATTAATTAAAGATTATATGAGACTTACAAGATTAATAATGCTCAGCTTTTTGTTGCTGGGGTTTACGGTAATAGCCCAAAATACAGTTACGGGTGCTATTACAGACCAAAATGGACAACCGTTACCTGGGGTTAATGTTGTTGAAAAGAATACAACTAATGGAGTGGCGTCCGATTTTGATGGAAATTACTCAATAACGGTAAATGATGGTGCAACTTTGGTGTTCAGTTATATTGGATACAAAACTAAGGAGGTGTCCGTTTCTGGTAGGCAAAATATACCCATTACGCTTCAGGAAGATAGCGCACAATTAGATGAAGTGGTTGTTATTGGGTATGGTGCGGTTAAAAGAGATAAAATAGCCACATCTATTGCTTCTGTAGATGGCGAAGAAATTACCAAACAAGTAGCTAGTAATGCTGCGGAAGCGTTGCAAGGTAAAGCCGCAGGTGTTCAGGTGTTATCTTCGGGAGGTTCTCCGGGTGCTTCTCCAAAAATTTTGGTTCGTGGTATCACAACTGTTCTTGGGTCTTCTAGTCCTCTAATTGTTATCGACGGTATTTTGCAGCCTAGTGGCACTTCATTAAACGCTGTTAATGCTCAAGATATTAAAAGTATGGATATTTTGAAGGATGCTGCAGCATCAGCCATATATGGTTCAAGAGCTTCAAACGGAGTGGTGTTGATAACAACAAAAAGAGGAAAATCAGGCAAGGCAAAAATAAGTTTTGATTTTAACTACGGTGTTCAGAGTTGGGACAAGATTGAAATGGCAGGGGCGCAAGAATATATAGAAGTTATAAACACAAGGAGAACAAATGATAATGCGTCTCCACTTTACGATCCAAATGATTATGGTGAAGGAACCGATTGGTGGGATGAGGTAGTTAGGGATTATACACCGGTGGTTAATGCAAACCTAAGAGCTTCAGGTGGAGATGAGAAGCTTAAGTATGCGGCTAGTTTAAGTTTTTTCGATCAAGAATCCAATTACGCAAAAGGTTATTATCAAAGGGTTACAGGTCGTTTTAACGTAGATTTTAAGATTTCTGATAAAGTTACCTTAAAACAAGACCTTAGTCCTAGGTCTGAGAAGTGGGAAAATACGCCAGATTTATTATTTAATTCTATAAGAATAGATCCTTTAACCGAAGTATATCTTCCGCAAAGTGAAAGAGTAGGGCGCAATATATATAGTATATACCCTGTATCTAATAATTTAGTGCCAAACCCAGTTGCCCAAATTGCTCAACTGTTTGCTGAAAACAAATATTATGGTTTGTTGTCTAATACCCAATTGGAATATAAGATATCGCCTGCTTTTACCTTAGCATCTCAAGTAGGTTTAAATGTTGATGCTCTAACTTGGGAAACATTTAATCCGGCCTACGAATTTGATCCTAATAGAAGGCGATTGGTTAACCAATACACAAAAAATGTTACTCAGAATTTTGATTATGTAATTAACAACACAATCACCTTTGAAAAAACAATTCTCGATAAGCATTATTTAAATGTTGTTGGGGGTGTTCTTTTTGATTCAGAAAGCACTAATTATTTAAGAGGTTCACGAGAGGGCATACCTAGCGATACCGATCCAAGACTTTGGCAGTTGGATGCCGCTGTTAATGATGAAGGACTACTTATTTCTGCCACTGGAAATCAAGGTAAGCAGAATATTCTTTCGGGAGTTTTTAGAACCATTTATAGTTTTGACAATAAGTACACAATAAACGCATCGGTACGAGTTGATCAATCCTCTCGTTTTCCAAAGGATAGAAGAACAGGTATATTTTCTAGTGCCTCGGTAGCTTGGGATGTGGATTCTGAGGATTGGTTTACTTCAGAAACTATTAATAATTTACGTTTAAAAGCTGGTGCGGGAGAATTGGGAAATCAAAATATAGATAGAGATGGTTCGTTTTTTACAGTTGGTTCAGATAACGTTATTCTAGGAGGGCAGAGTGTTGTCTCTAACTTCTTGAGTCAGTTTGGTAACCAAGATTTAAGATGGGAAACTGTAAAAGATAAAAACTTTGGCGTTGATCTTGGGCTGTTTAATAACGCCTTGACTTTTTCGGGCGAATATTATGTAAAAACCTCTGAAGACTTGTTAAATCAAGTAGAGCAACCAGGTTATACCGGTATTCCGGGTACAGTTGCTCGTAATGTTGGAAGTATAGAATCTAAAGGTATCGATATCGCTTTAGGATTAAATAAAACTTGGAACGACTTTAATTTGGGGGTTAACTTAACTCTATCTTCTAATGAAAGTAGGACTATAGAACTCGACCCCTCAAATGAGGTCATTTTAGGGCAAAAGAGAGCAACATTAGGTAATCGAAATGTTAAAATTACAGAGGTGGGTGAAATAGTAGGTTTATTTCAGGGCTATCAAACAGATGGGATTTTTCAAAATCCAACGGAATTAAACTCACATACTTCAGAGGATGGGACTATCATTCAACCAAATGCTCAAGTAGGTGATTTGAGATTTGTAGATCAAAACAAAGACGGTAAAATTGACGATGCAGATTTAACGACCATTGGTAACCCGTTTCCAGACTTTTTTGGAGGGTTAAATATAAACATGAGCTATAAAAATATAGACTTATCTATGCAGTGGTACGGTACATTTGGTAATGATGTTTATAATGGTAATTTAGAATATATAAGATCAGGTACTCAAAATCTAAACGTTTTGGCAGGCACAACAGATGTGGTATGGTCGCCAACCAATACTAATGCGAGCTTCCCTAGACTTACTGAACTTGATCTAAATGGCAACTATAAAAACCCATCCGATCTTTTTATTGAGGATGGTACCTACGTTAGGTTGCGTAATATACAATTGGGGTACAACTTTAAAGTTAAAGGGTTTGAAAAATGTAGATTGTATGTGTCCGGACAGAATTTAATAACGTTTACAAATTATAGTGGCTTTGATCCTGAGGTTCAAAATCAGCCAAGAGGAGTAAATATTATTGATGCATTAGGGGTAGATTTTGGAAGAAATCCAATATCAAAAACGTATTTGGTAGGGTTAAATTTAAGTTTATAAAATTATGAAAAAGATAGTATTATTATTAACAATAACGGCGGCCCTTTTCGTAGTGGGTTGCGATAAAGAAGATTTTTTAGATCAGCCTCTACAGGGTAGAGAAACGTTAGATGATTTTTTAAGTAATCCAGATAACTTAGAAGGCTTTGTTAACGGTTTGTACAGGAAAGTAAATGGAGAAAAATGGTGGATGGTTAATTTTCAGCGTCAAATCAATGACATGGCAACCGATGATAACTGGGCAGGAAATACGGCACAGCCAAGACCAGATATATTTGGAATAGCCCAATATAATGTATTTGCCGGTTCAACGTATTTTAATGCATTTTGGGAGCATAACTACATTGGTATTACAAGGGTAAATATTGCGTTAGATAATCTTCCAGAGAGTCCTATTTCTGAAGATTTAAAAAGTCGATTTACAGGTGAAGCACAATTTTTAAGGGCATTTTTTTATTTTGAGTTAGTTAGGAATTTTGGAGGTGTACCAATTGTTACCACCTACAGTGAGTTATTCGACCCATCTATTAATGATAAAACAAGAGCAACCGTAGCAGAGGTTTATGCTTTAATCGAGGACGATTTAGAAGATGCGATAAACGGATTGCCAGAAAAAAGCGAATACGCGGCAGAAGATTTAGGTAGAGCAACCAAAGGTGCAGCTCAAGCTTTGTTAGCTAAAGTGTATTTGTTTCAAGAAAAATGGGCAGAAGCTCAAGCTATGGCAAAAACAGTAATGGATTCGGGAGAGTATAGTTTGGAGCCTGATTTTGCCGATATTTATAAAGTAGGCAATGCCAATGGCGTAGAATCAATATTCGGTGTAGAATTTGTAAGTAATCCTAATCTAGTAGATGTTGGAGGTTATCTTTCTCAAACCAACGGAAGTCGTGGAGACGGAGGCTGGGGCTGGGGCTCGCCAACAAGCGATTTAGAAAATGCATTTTTAAGTGAAGGCGACAACATCAGGTTGAGGTCAACAATAATTAAACATGGCGAACCTGTTTTTGGTGATCCAGATGTTACGGAATTCGACGGCAAGCCTACTGAAAATAAGTCAGGACGTACCAACAGAAAATACTATTTACCCAAAGCAGAAAGACCAGCAAATTATGTGCAAGGTCAATTGCCAGGACATGTACTTTACTTAAGGTTAGCTGATGTTATTTTAATGCACGCAGAGGCTGCATTTTTTAATGGCGATGAAACTTCGGCTAAGAATTCTTTGAAGCTAGTTAGGGATAGAGTAGGATTAAGCACTAATATGTCCTTGACCGGTTCTGCTTTGAGAGACGCAATTTGGAAAGAAAGACGTTTGGAATTGGCTTTGGAACAGCATAGGTTGTACGATTTAAGAAGACAAAAAATTAATGGGGTTCCTAGAATTGCATTAATCCTAGGTCCTAATGGGTCTTTTGTAAAATATAATACCGAGGTAAGTACCGATCCATTTGAAACAACAAATTTAAAAGAGTCTCAGGATAGTGGTGTGTTGTTTGATCCGAGTATACATCTACTTTGGCCTATTCCTCCTGAAGAAATACAGGCTTCTAGAGGTAATTTAGAGCAAAACCCTGGATATTAATAACAAGAGGCTTTATGGGGTATAGATTTTTTAAAGTATCATTTTGCTTGTTATTGGTTTTAGCGGTTTTTGGATGCAGCAGAGATAAGGCTACAGATCCCAACGATCCTAAGTTTGATGATCCAGAAGAAGGAATAGTGCTAAACCTAGATAACACGTTTCAAATCATAGATCATTTTGGGGCGTCGAGCGGATTTCAGGACCAGTGGGTTGGGAAGTGGCCTGACGCTTCCAAAAATAAAGTAGCAAAATGGTTGTTCAGTACTGAAAGTAATACTTCTGGGGATCCAGAGGGCATTGGGTTGTCTTTATGGAGAACCATTATAGGAGAAGGCTCTGCCGATCAAGCTAATAGTGGCTTTAGCGCTTCTAATTGGTTTCGTGAAATGGAGTGCTATTTAGCGCCAGATGGTACTTATGATTGGTCTAAACAGGCCGGACAGCGCTGGTTTATGTCTAAAGCTAAAGAGTATGGTGTAGATAAATTTACAGCGTGGACCGGTTCACCTCCATTTTTTATGAGTAAAAATGGTTTTGTGTTTAGTACTTCTGATGAGTCTAGCTTTAATTGTCAGCCAGATAAATATGATGACTTTGCTAATTTCTTGGCAGATGTTGTTAAAAAATACGAGGATGACGGTTACAATATCACCGCATTATGTCCTTTTAATGAAACTCAATACGAGTGGAATGCAACAGTTGGTGAAGCACAGCAATCTGGTACCAGGGCAACTAATGCAGAAATAGCCACCGTTACTAGAATTATTGATGAGACGTTTACGGAAAAGGGGATAAATGCCCAAATAATGATTCCTGAAGCGGCTCAGTTAAAATACCTGTTTGAAGGTTCTGGTAATACGGTAAATCAGGTTAATGATTTCTTTAACCCTTCTAGTGCTAATTATATAGGTAATTTAACTAATCTATCAAAAAATATAGCAGGACATAGCTATTTCAGTAATGAAACCACTAATGAGTCTTTAAGGCAACGCAAGTCTTTGAGAACAACACTAGAAAATTATGGTTTGAATTATTGGCAAACGGAGTATAGTCTTTTGGGTACTGCGTATCAGCAAAACAAAGACGTATCAACTTTTCAAGAAATTGACTATGCGTTATGGATGAGTCGTATAATCCACACAGATTTAGTTTTTGGTAATGCTACTGGCTGGAGTTTCTGGACAGCCCTTAATAGTTCTACTTTCGGAGATCATCCATACCGATTCAACCTTGTACTTTGGACACCCAATTCCAATAGTCCAACACATACAGATGGTACGGTTGAAGATAATAAGTTATTATGGGCGCTAGGGAACTATAGTAGGTTTGTTAGGCCTGGAATGGTGAGGTTTGAAGTTAAAGACCCTGATTATAGTGATAATACTTCGGTTGAAAATTTCATGATTTCGGGCTACAAAAGTACCTCGGGCAACGATTTGGTTTTAGTATGTGTTAACAATACCAATAGTAATAGGGAAATTATATTAGAAGAATATGGGACGAAATTTGAGGTTGTAAATGATCTTTTCGAGGTTTATACAACATCATCTACTAAGAACTTAAAAAAATCTACAACTACGTATGACAATATAGTTGTGCCGTCCAAATCAATAGTAACATTAAGAGCTCAGATAAAATAAGCCTATTAAATAGCTTTAAAGCTATTAGGTGTATTAAGTTACAAGAGAGGTGTAGCAATTTTCGAACTGTTATAAATTTTAAAAAAAACAAACATGAAAAAGACATTATTAATACTATTACTAGGAATAATTTTTTCCTGTACTTCGAATGATTTTACAGATCCTAACGATCCTAAATTTGGTAATATTGAAGATGGGATAGGAGGCGAAGAAGAAGGAGAGGAAGAGGTAAACGCAGATGTGGTTATTATGGTCGATGCTACTGATGGTGTCGATATAAGTCCAGAAATTTTTGGTGTTAATAATGATTGGCGTCTAGTTCCGGATAATACCTTTTCAGCTTTTGCTTCTACACTCGGTACTATTGGCAGCACAGTAGTAAGATACCCCGGAGGGTGGGAATCTGAATTTTACGACTGGACAACCAATACAACCCCCAGATGGGACAAATCACCCGATACGCCAGGAGCTTCAATAGAAACGTTAAAGAGCAATGTTTCAAATTATAGTATTGTTCTACCGACTGAAGAAGCAATGATTACGGCGGTTGGTTCTTCTCAATATAACCTTGCAATTGCCAACTTAAAGACTAGAGCGAAACAGGCTATTGACTTGTCTGGCATTAATTCTGTTAACGGAGGCCTTGTGGAAATTGGTAATGAATGGTGGTTGCAATGGGCAGGAGGCGTGAGTAGGTCGCAAAAACTCGATAAATATGTTAACATTGCCATGGACTTGACGGAATATATAGTTAGTGAATATCCAAATCGTAAGTTCAAGTTGTTAATTAATGGAGATTATACCGAACCTCAGGAGTTTACAACCATGAAGAATAAGTTTACTAGAGGTTATGGTGCTATTGATGGGGTAGGTTTACATACCTATACAGGTTATGTAACTGATTCACATAACATTGCTGATTTAGAAGAAAGAATAAAGGAATGTGCCGATAACTTCAATCCAGATAAGAACTTCAAATACCTATCAGAATGGATGCCTTCTCGAGATTACAACGAAAGAGCATTATATATGGAAGCCGCTAATATTATACCAGATATTATTCATATTTATGCCAGAGCTGGAGCTCAAGCGGCTGCATATTGGCCGCCAATCAACAGTCCTGTGCCTGGTTTGGGTATAACCAACTGGAACTATTCTAAAGTGTTTCCAACAGGGCAAATTTTGGGTGATATGGCAGTTTCATACAAGGGCAAATCTTTAAAAACAACATCAAATAAGGTTCATTTAGCAGCTGCGCTACAAGATGCAAATACTATGGTAATGTATATAACTGGAGCCAAGGAAAGTGGTAAAAAAGTAGCAGTTAAAGTAAATGGGTTTACAATAAATTCTATACAAAGTGTTGAGCGTTTTGTGCCAGCAGATTATAATGACACGGCAAAAGCAGAGCCTTATCTCACAGAAACGGCGTCTGCCCAGATTAGCTCAAACCATGTAGTGGTAGATGTTAACAAAGAAGGTTTATATCAAATCTATAAAATTGTTGTTAAGGGGAGTTAGTGAGTGATGAAAATATTATTGTCTATGTTTTTAGTTGTTGTGTCTATTTTTGTGAATAAACATGTTTTTAAATTTGTCTTGTGTAAAATAGGCGTTTAAGCGATTTACTGTGTTTTAAATGAGATATAAAAAAACAAATTTTGTGCATGTTTTTGTTGTGGTATGGTTTGCAGGCTTTATCGGCACTGCTGGAATGGCACAAACTTTACAAGTGCAATTAAATACTGAAAAGGAACATCAAACTATTTTAGGTTTTGGAGCTTCTGATGCTTGGAGGTGTCAATTTGTGGGCAGTAATTGGCCAGAACATAAAAAAGAGAAAATAGCAGAATGGCTTTTTAGTAAAGAAACAGACAAAAAAGGAAATCCTAAAGGTATCGGGCTATCTATGTGGAGGTTTTATATCGGGGCAGGAACTACTGAGCAAGGTAGCGATTCTAATATTGCAAATGAATGGCGTAGAGCAGAATCTTTTATAGATGTTAATGGAAATTACAATTGGAAAAAACAAGAGGGGCAACAGTGGTTTTTGGAAAAGGCGAAGCATTATGGTGTAGATAAGTTATTGGCATTTTCAATCTCGGCCCCCGTACAGTGGACAAAAAATGGTAAGGGGTACAATGGCGATAATAAAGACGGTGAAATTAATTTAAAACCGGAGTATTTTGACGATTATGCCAATTTCATGGTAGAGTTTCTAAAACATTTTGACTCCCAAGGAATCTTTTTTGATTATCTAAGTCCAATAAATGAACCGCAATGGGACTGGGAAAAAAAATCTCAAGAAGGCACGCCAGCAACCAATCAAAATATTTTAAAACTTACTAAAATGTTAGATAAGGGTATAGACGAGAGTGGCGTGTCTACAAAAATAGTGTTGGGAGAAGCAGCCGATTTACGTTGGTTATACTCAAACTACAATAAGTCAGAACGGGGTAATCAAATCGACTTTTTTTTCAACGAAAAGAAAGAACTAAAGCATCTAGATAATACAATTACAGGTCATAGCTATTTTACAACATGGCCAGTAGATAGCCTAATTGGTATACGAAAAAAGTTGAAACATAAACTAAATGAATATCCTGGTCTTGATTATTGGCAAAGTGAGTTTTGTATTCTAGAAAAAAATGATGACATAGGCGGAGGGCATCAACGGGATTTAGGGATAAACACCGCTCTATATGTAGCTCGTGTTATACATGCCGATTTAACCCTAGCCAATGCCAGTTCTTGGCAATGGTGGACAGCTTTGACCATAGCCAACTTTAAAGACGGGCTTATTTATTTGGATACAGGTAACCCGAATGACCTCTATAATAAACAATCGCTAAAACATGATGGAGAATACCACGATTCTAAATTATTATGGGCGTTAGGCAACTATTCAAGATTTGTAAAGCCTGGAATGGTAAGGGTAGAGGTTGAATCAAACCGAAACAAAGAAGCTTTAAAAAAAGCATACAACAATATGATGGTTTCAGGATACCTTGATAAAGATACTTCAGAGGTGGTTTTAGTTGCTATCAATTACAGTGACGAGGATCAGGTTTTAAATGTAACCAACTGTAAAATTGAAAATGTAAACGTTACCTCCGAAAATAGCAATTTAGAAACATTTAAAGTAGACGGCAAAGTCGTTGTCCTTAAGGCAAAATCAATAAATACACTAACAGGATCTTTAAAAAAGTAATAAAATACCCTAAACTAAAACAGCTCTTAAGAATTAGAGAAAGTAGTTTGGGGGCTTTGGGTACCATAAATTAAAATGACACAAATGAAAAACAAGAATAAGTTCAGTTTAGTAGCGCTTTGCTTAGCAGCTATTGTTTTTAATAGCTGCAAAAGCAAAGTTAATAATGAAGTAGTTAAAGTCGACAAAAAACCTAATGTCTTGTTTATCCTTGCAGACGATTTGGGTGCACACGATTTAAGCTATGCAGGGAGTAGCTATTATGAAACGCCTAATATTGATCGTATAGCAAAGGAAGGAACTGAGTTTACACAAGGTTATGCCGCATGTCAGGTATGTAGTCCTTCAAGGGCCAGTTTAATGACAGGTCAAGATCCTGCACGACATGGTATAACAGACTGGATTGGAGCCGCTACAGGTGAAAAATGGGGCGATTACTACAATACCAAAGTTATGCCACCAGAATATGTTCACGCGCTTCCCGAAGAAAGTATCACTATAGCTGAAGCACTAAAGCAAAACGGATACAAAACCTTTTTTGCAGGGAAATGGCATTTAGGAGACGTGCCGTATGGTCCTGAAAACAATGGTTTCGATATAAACAAAGGAGGTTGGGAAGTAGGAGGCCCTAAAGGGGGGTATTATGCGCCTTGGAGAAATCCTAAGTTAGATTATAAATATGAAGGTGAAAACCTTACTAAGCGTTTAGCGTTAGAAACAGCTGATTTCATTACCGCAAATAAAGACAAGCCGTTCTTTGCGTACCTTTCTTTTTACGCGGTACATGGCCCTATAGAAACTACAGAGGCAAAATGGAAAAAGTACAGAGATAAGGCTGAATCACAAGGAATTCCCGAATCTGGTTTTGAAATGGAAGCTAGATTACCTATTAGAACCGTGCAGGATAATCCTATTTATGCAGGCTTGGTAGAGTCTATGGATGATGCAGTGGGCGTTGTTCTCAGTAGGTTAAAAGAGTTGGGTTTAGAAGAAAATACCATTGTAGTATTTACATCTGATAATGGAGGTGTAGCTAGTGGAGATGCCTTTTCTACTACAAACTATCCTTTGAGAGGCGGTAAGGGATACCAGTGGGAAGGAGGCATTAGAGAGCCGTACCTAATTAAAGCACCCATGATAAAAAATGCGCCTAAACAAATTGAGTATCCTGCTTCAGGAATAGATTTTTATCCAACATTATTAGATATGGCTGGGGCAGAAAAAGACCCAAACCATATAATTGATGGAGTAAGTTTAGTACCGCTGTTAAAGGGTGGAGAATTAGAAGACAGGCCCCTGTTCTGGCATTATCCTCATTATGGAAATCAAGGTGGCGACCCTGTAAGTATTATAAGAAAAGGAGATTATAAGCTTATTCATTTCTGGGAAGATGGACGTGATGAATTGTATAATTTATCATTGGACCCAAGTGAAGCAAATGATATTTCTGCGAACAACCAAGAGATTTCACAAAATTTAAGAAAAGAGCTGGATACATATTTAGAAAGTGTAAATGCTAGAATTCCTAAAGTGTATGCTAA from Tamlana crocina includes:
- a CDS encoding TonB-dependent receptor; the protein is MRLTRLIMLSFLLLGFTVIAQNTVTGAITDQNGQPLPGVNVVEKNTTNGVASDFDGNYSITVNDGATLVFSYIGYKTKEVSVSGRQNIPITLQEDSAQLDEVVVIGYGAVKRDKIATSIASVDGEEITKQVASNAAEALQGKAAGVQVLSSGGSPGASPKILVRGITTVLGSSSPLIVIDGILQPSGTSLNAVNAQDIKSMDILKDAAASAIYGSRASNGVVLITTKRGKSGKAKISFDFNYGVQSWDKIEMAGAQEYIEVINTRRTNDNASPLYDPNDYGEGTDWWDEVVRDYTPVVNANLRASGGDEKLKYAASLSFFDQESNYAKGYYQRVTGRFNVDFKISDKVTLKQDLSPRSEKWENTPDLLFNSIRIDPLTEVYLPQSERVGRNIYSIYPVSNNLVPNPVAQIAQLFAENKYYGLLSNTQLEYKISPAFTLASQVGLNVDALTWETFNPAYEFDPNRRRLVNQYTKNVTQNFDYVINNTITFEKTILDKHYLNVVGGVLFDSESTNYLRGSREGIPSDTDPRLWQLDAAVNDEGLLISATGNQGKQNILSGVFRTIYSFDNKYTINASVRVDQSSRFPKDRRTGIFSSASVAWDVDSEDWFTSETINNLRLKAGAGELGNQNIDRDGSFFTVGSDNVILGGQSVVSNFLSQFGNQDLRWETVKDKNFGVDLGLFNNALTFSGEYYVKTSEDLLNQVEQPGYTGIPGTVARNVGSIESKGIDIALGLNKTWNDFNLGVNLTLSSNESRTIELDPSNEVILGQKRATLGNRNVKITEVGEIVGLFQGYQTDGIFQNPTELNSHTSEDGTIIQPNAQVGDLRFVDQNKDGKIDDADLTTIGNPFPDFFGGLNINMSYKNIDLSMQWYGTFGNDVYNGNLEYIRSGTQNLNVLAGTTDVVWSPTNTNASFPRLTELDLNGNYKNPSDLFIEDGTYVRLRNIQLGYNFKVKGFEKCRLYVSGQNLITFTNYSGFDPEVQNQPRGVNIIDALGVDFGRNPISKTYLVGLNLSL
- a CDS encoding RagB/SusD family nutrient uptake outer membrane protein — protein: MKKIVLLLTITAALFVVGCDKEDFLDQPLQGRETLDDFLSNPDNLEGFVNGLYRKVNGEKWWMVNFQRQINDMATDDNWAGNTAQPRPDIFGIAQYNVFAGSTYFNAFWEHNYIGITRVNIALDNLPESPISEDLKSRFTGEAQFLRAFFYFELVRNFGGVPIVTTYSELFDPSINDKTRATVAEVYALIEDDLEDAINGLPEKSEYAAEDLGRATKGAAQALLAKVYLFQEKWAEAQAMAKTVMDSGEYSLEPDFADIYKVGNANGVESIFGVEFVSNPNLVDVGGYLSQTNGSRGDGGWGWGSPTSDLENAFLSEGDNIRLRSTIIKHGEPVFGDPDVTEFDGKPTENKSGRTNRKYYLPKAERPANYVQGQLPGHVLYLRLADVILMHAEAAFFNGDETSAKNSLKLVRDRVGLSTNMSLTGSALRDAIWKERRLELALEQHRLYDLRRQKINGVPRIALILGPNGSFVKYNTEVSTDPFETTNLKESQDSGVLFDPSIHLLWPIPPEEIQASRGNLEQNPGY
- a CDS encoding glycoside hydrolase; this translates as MGYRFFKVSFCLLLVLAVFGCSRDKATDPNDPKFDDPEEGIVLNLDNTFQIIDHFGASSGFQDQWVGKWPDASKNKVAKWLFSTESNTSGDPEGIGLSLWRTIIGEGSADQANSGFSASNWFREMECYLAPDGTYDWSKQAGQRWFMSKAKEYGVDKFTAWTGSPPFFMSKNGFVFSTSDESSFNCQPDKYDDFANFLADVVKKYEDDGYNITALCPFNETQYEWNATVGEAQQSGTRATNAEIATVTRIIDETFTEKGINAQIMIPEAAQLKYLFEGSGNTVNQVNDFFNPSSANYIGNLTNLSKNIAGHSYFSNETTNESLRQRKSLRTTLENYGLNYWQTEYSLLGTAYQQNKDVSTFQEIDYALWMSRIIHTDLVFGNATGWSFWTALNSSTFGDHPYRFNLVLWTPNSNSPTHTDGTVEDNKLLWALGNYSRFVRPGMVRFEVKDPDYSDNTSVENFMISGYKSTSGNDLVLVCVNNTNSNREIILEEYGTKFEVVNDLFEVYTTSSTKNLKKSTTTYDNIVVPSKSIVTLRAQIK
- a CDS encoding glycoside hydrolase, with amino-acid sequence MRYKKTNFVHVFVVVWFAGFIGTAGMAQTLQVQLNTEKEHQTILGFGASDAWRCQFVGSNWPEHKKEKIAEWLFSKETDKKGNPKGIGLSMWRFYIGAGTTEQGSDSNIANEWRRAESFIDVNGNYNWKKQEGQQWFLEKAKHYGVDKLLAFSISAPVQWTKNGKGYNGDNKDGEINLKPEYFDDYANFMVEFLKHFDSQGIFFDYLSPINEPQWDWEKKSQEGTPATNQNILKLTKMLDKGIDESGVSTKIVLGEAADLRWLYSNYNKSERGNQIDFFFNEKKELKHLDNTITGHSYFTTWPVDSLIGIRKKLKHKLNEYPGLDYWQSEFCILEKNDDIGGGHQRDLGINTALYVARVIHADLTLANASSWQWWTALTIANFKDGLIYLDTGNPNDLYNKQSLKHDGEYHDSKLLWALGNYSRFVKPGMVRVEVESNRNKEALKKAYNNMMVSGYLDKDTSEVVLVAINYSDEDQVLNVTNCKIENVNVTSENSNLETFKVDGKVVVLKAKSINTLTGSLKK